GAGAGATAAATAATGGAGATAAAACAATCTGAATTTATAATATCGGCAGTAAAACCTGCTCAATACCCAACAGATAATAGAGTAGAATATGCTTTTGTTGGAAGATCAAATGTAGGTAAGTCATCTTTGATAAATACTATAACAAATAGAAGAAAATTAGTTAAAGTTAGTGGAACACCTGGCAAAACTAGACTTATAAATTTCTTTTTAATAAATGATAGTTTTTATTTTGTAGATTTGCCAGGTTACGGATATGCAAAAGTATCCAAAACTGAACAAGCTAAATGGGGAAAAATGATGGAGGACTATTTAGTTCGTAGGCCTCAACTACAAAAGGTAGCATTACTAGTGGACTGTAGACGTAAGCCAACTAAAGATGACCTTCTAATGTACGGATGGATTAAACATTTTGGATATGAAGTTGTAATAGTTGCAACCAAAAAAGATAAACTAAACAGAGCAGAACTAGTAAAGAATAATAAGTTAATAAGGGAAACTTTAAATCTAGAACCAAGTGAAGAGATTATAAATATCTCATCACTTAAAAAAATAGGTGTAAAAGATCTTTTAGGAAATATGTTTAACGACAGTTCAGAAGGAGAACCACTAACTTCTAATGGAAATCCAATACTATAATAAAAACAAAATAGACCTACATTACGGTGTGTTAGCTAATAATTAGTGCACATCGTGATGAGGTCTATTTTTTTCGTCAACTTTTTAGTATGTATTTATATAAACATTTTGTATCAATTTATTTCTGTGAGAATAGTATATATTAGAAACAAAAGAAAAAGATTTTAAAAGTAAATTAAGAAAAGCAATTAAAAGGAGGATATTTAGATGGATATGAATGGCTTATTAAGTGGATTAGCTCAATCACAAAAAAATGGATCTAATAAAAGCTGTGATTGCGATCGAGACAACAACGACGGCTTTGGTGGTGGAAATGGAATAGTTTTAATAATTATTTTATTACTTTTCTGCTGCGGAGGTTGGGGTGGAACTGGTAGAGGAAGAGGTAGTAGCAGTTTTTGCGGATGTGATCCAAAGCATGTAAAGAAGTATTGTAAAGTTACCTGTGATGACCCATGCGATGACGGTTTCGATGGTGGATTCGGTGGATTTGGTGGTGGCTGTGGCGGCTTCGGCGGCAGCGGGATCATCTGGATAATTATCTTAATTGTCTTATTAGGTAACAATAGAAGAGGTAACAAAGGATGTACAAATAATATTATTAATTTAGATAGCTGTGACGATGAATAACTAAGACAAATAATCATAAGTGAAAAATAGGTTTTAAGTAACAATAGATGAATTATATGTTCTTAACTGTAGCTGAAATATGTAACACATTAAAATTTGGCCCATGAAAGGGGAGTTTTAAATGTCTAAAAGAAGATGTCGTGAAAATAAATGTTGTGGAAGAGTTGCTGAACCCGT
This window of the Clostridium estertheticum genome carries:
- the yihA gene encoding ribosome biogenesis GTP-binding protein YihA/YsxC, producing the protein MEIKQSEFIISAVKPAQYPTDNRVEYAFVGRSNVGKSSLINTITNRRKLVKVSGTPGKTRLINFFLINDSFYFVDLPGYGYAKVSKTEQAKWGKMMEDYLVRRPQLQKVALLVDCRRKPTKDDLLMYGWIKHFGYEVVIVATKKDKLNRAELVKNNKLIRETLNLEPSEEIINISSLKKIGVKDLLGNMFNDSSEGEPLTSNGNPIL